The Micromonospora sp. Llam0 genome contains a region encoding:
- a CDS encoding ABC transporter permease: MSSDNGSSAGSPDKPPARDGDSLGQRFLHNLWAANTVTVTVLALLLAVVIGGVLMIVSDPEVLATYTYFFARPGDALSASWTLVSEAYANLFKGSVIDPSAVRSFAAGDAEWSTVFRPISETLTYTAPLVFTGLSVALAFRGGLFNIGAQGQAIIGVVVAALAGFLLPLPLVLHVVVAVLAGALGGALWGFFPGFLKARTGAHEVITTIMLNYVALYFLTWIIVQPGVQNPDRPDAISRPVDTTAQLPRLLGDGLRVHAGILLAVVVTAAVAWLLNRSTFGFELRAVGANPDAARTAGISVTGTYVLLMVVAGGLAGLGGANMVLGSTANALTPLVAAQIGFDGILVALLGRVKPWGVALAALLFGALRAGGNAMQSGSGISLELVTVLQALIVIFIAAPALVKAIFQLRAARSARLQTSMAKGW; this comes from the coding sequence ATGAGCAGCGACAACGGCTCGTCGGCCGGTTCGCCGGACAAGCCGCCCGCCCGCGACGGTGACTCCCTCGGCCAGCGCTTCCTGCACAACCTGTGGGCCGCCAACACCGTCACCGTGACGGTGCTCGCCCTGCTGCTGGCCGTCGTCATCGGCGGCGTACTGATGATCGTCTCCGACCCGGAGGTGCTCGCCACCTACACCTACTTCTTCGCCCGCCCGGGCGACGCGCTGTCCGCCAGCTGGACCCTGGTCAGCGAGGCGTACGCCAACCTGTTCAAAGGCTCGGTGATCGACCCCTCGGCGGTGCGGTCCTTCGCCGCCGGCGACGCCGAGTGGTCGACGGTGTTCCGGCCGATCTCCGAGACGCTGACCTACACCGCGCCGCTGGTCTTCACCGGGCTGTCGGTCGCGTTGGCGTTCCGGGGCGGCCTGTTCAACATCGGCGCCCAGGGGCAGGCGATCATCGGCGTCGTGGTGGCCGCGCTGGCCGGTTTCCTGCTGCCGCTGCCGCTGGTGCTGCACGTGGTCGTCGCGGTGCTGGCCGGGGCGCTCGGCGGCGCGCTGTGGGGCTTCTTCCCCGGTTTCCTCAAGGCCCGCACCGGTGCCCACGAGGTGATCACCACGATCATGCTCAACTACGTGGCGCTGTACTTCCTCACCTGGATCATCGTGCAGCCCGGGGTGCAGAACCCGGACCGGCCGGACGCGATCAGCCGGCCGGTGGACACCACCGCCCAGCTGCCCCGGCTGCTCGGCGACGGGCTGCGGGTGCACGCCGGCATCCTGCTGGCGGTCGTCGTCACCGCCGCCGTCGCGTGGCTGCTCAACCGGTCCACGTTCGGCTTCGAACTGCGCGCCGTCGGCGCCAACCCGGACGCCGCGCGGACCGCCGGGATCAGCGTCACCGGCACCTACGTACTGCTGATGGTGGTCGCCGGTGGGCTGGCCGGGCTGGGCGGCGCCAACATGGTGCTGGGCTCCACGGCGAACGCGTTGACCCCGCTGGTCGCGGCCCAGATCGGCTTCGACGGCATCCTGGTCGCCCTGCTCGGCCGGGTCAAACCGTGGGGTGTCGCGCTGGCGGCGCTGCTGTTCGGGGCGCTGCGGGCCGGTGGCAACGCGATGCAGTCGGGTTCCGGCATCTCGCTGGAACTGGTCACCGTGCTCCAGGCGTTGATCGTCATCTTCATCGCCGCCCCCGCCCTGGTGAAGGCGATCTTCCAGCTCCGGGCGGCGCGGTCCGCCCGGTTGCAGACCAGCATGGCGAAGGGCTGGTGA